One window of the Streptomyces asoensis genome contains the following:
- a CDS encoding bifunctional 3-(3-hydroxy-phenyl)propionate/3-hydroxycinnamic acid hydroxylase MhpA has protein sequence MTVETQTAGAGTETDAVTDTDVAVVGYGPVGQVLAILLARRGWRVTVVERWSQPYPMPRAVGFDDEAARILAAAGIGPFLDKFGENSRDYAWRNAAGDTLLHMESAANGHCGWPQATAMYQPGLEATLIERGTDFPNLRVVRGQEVVELDDRGDLVEVISEDADEQEHTFTARYVVGCDGANSFVRESMESSLTDLGFFYDWLICDVVLDEPRDFRPNNLQICDPQRPRTAVSAGPGHRRFEFMRLPGENIEELKRDDTLWRMLEMFSVHPDNATLERHAVYTFQARWAGEWRKGRLLIAGDAAHLMPPFAGQGMCSGFRDVANLSWKLDLALRGLADDSVLDTYTVERRAHVQNAVTTSVKLGKVICVTDPAAAADRDAIMLAARDREGAAALPMSTVIPFDEGLFQLTGDGTPLRPAGTLFPQARVADAEGEGLFDEIVGLGFVLLAVSDPAMLLDDRRRAFLDGLGTRCAHVLPADTEPGKSGPGAVVDIEGRYLPYLAENGATAVLVRPDFTVFGAANGPEELRELVDQLAHRLGTPLPAAD, from the coding sequence ATGACAGTGGAGACGCAGACGGCCGGCGCCGGGACCGAGACGGACGCCGTCACCGACACGGACGTGGCCGTCGTCGGCTACGGCCCGGTGGGGCAGGTGCTGGCGATCCTGCTGGCCCGGCGCGGCTGGCGGGTCACGGTCGTGGAGCGCTGGTCCCAGCCGTACCCCATGCCGCGGGCCGTCGGCTTCGACGACGAGGCTGCCCGTATCCTGGCGGCCGCCGGCATCGGGCCCTTCCTCGACAAGTTCGGGGAGAACTCACGGGACTACGCCTGGCGCAACGCCGCCGGCGACACCCTGCTGCACATGGAGAGCGCCGCGAACGGCCACTGCGGCTGGCCGCAAGCGACCGCCATGTACCAGCCGGGACTGGAGGCCACGCTCATCGAGCGGGGCACCGACTTCCCGAACTTGCGGGTCGTCCGCGGACAGGAGGTCGTCGAACTCGACGACCGCGGCGACCTGGTCGAGGTGATCTCCGAGGACGCCGACGAGCAGGAACACACCTTCACCGCGCGGTACGTCGTCGGGTGCGACGGGGCCAACAGCTTCGTCCGGGAGTCCATGGAGAGTTCTCTCACCGACCTCGGGTTCTTCTACGACTGGCTGATCTGTGACGTCGTACTGGACGAGCCGCGCGACTTCCGTCCCAACAACCTACAGATCTGCGACCCGCAGCGGCCCCGGACCGCCGTGTCGGCCGGCCCTGGGCACCGCCGCTTCGAGTTCATGCGGCTGCCGGGCGAGAACATCGAGGAGCTGAAGCGCGACGACACCCTGTGGCGCATGCTGGAGATGTTCTCCGTCCACCCGGACAACGCGACACTCGAACGGCACGCCGTCTACACCTTTCAGGCCCGCTGGGCGGGGGAGTGGCGCAAGGGCCGGCTGCTGATAGCGGGGGACGCCGCACACCTCATGCCGCCCTTCGCGGGGCAGGGCATGTGCTCGGGCTTCCGGGACGTGGCCAACCTTTCGTGGAAGCTCGACCTGGCACTGCGCGGTCTCGCCGACGACTCCGTGCTCGACACCTACACCGTCGAGCGCCGGGCGCACGTCCAGAACGCCGTCACCACGTCCGTGAAACTCGGCAAGGTCATCTGCGTGACCGATCCCGCAGCCGCCGCCGACCGGGACGCGATCATGCTGGCCGCCCGCGACCGCGAGGGCGCCGCCGCGCTGCCGATGTCGACCGTGATCCCCTTCGACGAAGGCCTGTTCCAACTGACCGGCGACGGCACGCCACTGAGGCCGGCCGGCACCCTGTTCCCGCAGGCCAGGGTGGCGGACGCCGAAGGGGAAGGACTGTTCGACGAGATCGTCGGCCTGGGCTTCGTACTGCTCGCCGTCAGCGATCCGGCGATGCTGCTCGACGACCGGCGGCGCGCCTTCCTCGACGGTCTCGGCACGCGCTGCGCGCACGTCCTGCCCGCGGACACGGAACCGGGGAAGTCCGGTCCCGGCGCCGTGGTCGACATCGAGGGCCGCTATCTGCCGTACCTGGCCGAGAACGGTGCGACGGCCGTGCTGGTGCGCCCCGACTTCACCGTCTTCGGCGCGGCGAACGGACCCGAGGAACTGCGCGAACTGGTGGACCAACTCGCCCACCGGCTGGGGACACCGCTCCCGGCTGCCGACTGA
- a CDS encoding NAD(P)/FAD-dependent oxidoreductase — MKVIIIGAGVLGVSVARQLAVAGEDVLLLDQSGAGTGTSATTFAWTNSSRKPDPDYHRLNLAGMEEHARLAEQLRGAPSYFRSGALQWADAASEQWLVGNVERLQALDYPARWVTRAEALRIAGDLRIPATITSIAHFPSEGYVLPDLFVDNLLADAEQHGAKCAIGEVVAIDDRPDGVSVTLAGGEVRRGDRVVLAAGRWTQRLAARAGIDVPMVTDAGRGAQTVGLLGYARSSELDLRCVVHSPGLNLRPAAGGHAVVQALDLNAGVDPEDPPSADGDIASTLARRFSALLPDPSRALEIDLRVGFRSLPADGHTVAGYASAQSRVYCLVSHSGVTLAPVLGRLVATEITTDQEQGLLRAFRPTRFTDAGRSGSEVDQRATSLGEQ; from the coding sequence ATGAAGGTCATCATCATCGGTGCCGGCGTGCTGGGCGTGAGCGTCGCGAGGCAGCTTGCCGTCGCGGGCGAAGACGTACTCCTGCTCGATCAGTCGGGAGCCGGCACCGGTACGAGCGCGACCACCTTCGCGTGGACCAACTCCAGCCGGAAGCCCGACCCGGACTACCACCGGCTGAACCTCGCAGGGATGGAGGAGCACGCCAGGCTGGCCGAGCAACTGCGCGGCGCGCCTTCGTACTTCCGCAGCGGGGCGCTTCAGTGGGCGGACGCCGCGAGCGAGCAGTGGCTCGTCGGCAACGTGGAACGACTTCAGGCCCTGGACTACCCCGCACGCTGGGTCACGCGTGCCGAAGCATTGCGGATCGCGGGCGACCTCCGGATCCCGGCGACGATCACGTCCATCGCGCACTTCCCCAGCGAGGGATACGTTCTGCCGGATCTCTTCGTGGACAACCTGCTGGCGGACGCCGAACAGCATGGAGCGAAGTGCGCGATCGGCGAGGTCGTGGCCATCGACGACCGGCCTGATGGAGTGTCCGTAACCCTGGCCGGAGGAGAGGTCCGCAGGGGTGATCGAGTCGTCCTGGCGGCAGGACGTTGGACACAACGGCTCGCCGCGCGGGCCGGCATCGACGTTCCCATGGTGACGGATGCCGGCCGCGGGGCACAGACCGTCGGTTTGCTCGGGTACGCCAGATCATCGGAACTCGACCTGCGCTGTGTGGTCCACAGCCCCGGCCTCAATCTCCGCCCTGCGGCCGGGGGGCATGCCGTCGTGCAGGCTCTCGATCTGAACGCCGGCGTCGATCCCGAAGACCCCCCGTCCGCGGACGGGGACATCGCGAGCACCCTCGCTCGGCGGTTCTCCGCACTGCTGCCCGACCCGAGCCGCGCACTGGAGATCGACCTGCGTGTCGGCTTCCGGTCTCTGCCCGCGGACGGCCACACCGTCGCCGGCTATGCCTCTGCGCAGTCCCGCGTCTACTGCCTGGTGTCGCACAGTGGGGTCACCTTGGCGCCGGTGCTGGGGCGCCTGGTCGCGACCGAGATCACAACCGATCAGGAACAAGGCCTCCTCCGGGCCTTCCGGCCCACCCGATTCACCGATGCAGGGCGCTCGGGCAGCGAGGTGGATCAACGGGCCACCAGTCTGGGCGAGCAGTAG
- a CDS encoding malonic semialdehyde reductase, producing the protein MSLSLDPAAQDLLFRQARTANTFTEEQVTDEQVQAIYDLVKYAPTSMNQQPLRIVLVRSEEARRRLVQHLAEGNNKKAETAPLVAVLAADNEFHEELPEQFPYFPQAKDLMFSDRSVREQSAKFNASLQVGYFILGIRAAGLAAGPMTGFDADGINKEFFADGEHSVLAVVNMGKPGENAWFDRSPRLAYDQVVTTV; encoded by the coding sequence ATGTCTCTCAGTCTCGACCCCGCGGCACAGGACCTGCTCTTCCGGCAAGCCCGTACCGCCAACACGTTCACCGAGGAACAGGTGACCGACGAGCAGGTTCAGGCCATCTATGACCTGGTCAAGTACGCTCCCACGTCGATGAACCAGCAGCCGCTCCGTATCGTCCTGGTTCGTTCGGAGGAGGCTCGCCGGCGTCTGGTCCAGCACCTCGCCGAAGGGAACAACAAGAAGGCCGAGACGGCGCCGCTGGTCGCGGTTCTCGCCGCGGACAACGAGTTTCACGAGGAGCTTCCGGAGCAGTTCCCGTATTTTCCGCAGGCCAAGGACCTCATGTTCTCTGACCGGAGCGTGCGGGAGCAGTCCGCGAAATTCAACGCTTCTCTCCAGGTGGGCTACTTCATTCTCGGAATTCGGGCCGCGGGCCTGGCCGCCGGTCCCATGACCGGATTCGATGCCGATGGCATCAACAAGGAGTTCTTCGCCGACGGCGAGCACTCGGTTCTCGCCGTGGTCAACATGGGCAAGCCGGGTGAGAACGCATGGTTCGACCGTTCCCCCCGCCTTGCCTATGACCAGGTGGTCACGACGGTCTGA
- a CDS encoding arylamine N-acetyltransferase family protein, with product MFEVETYLHRLGFTEVPEPSSETLRALHKKHLMSLAYDSSHFIKSFTGFRNVVDIDIDDTFRAIVVEGAGGVCHDLSGLFRRLLTELGYDVSILAASQRWPNGQFGPDFEHTFTCVRLDGETWLVDVGFAGPSYLEPLRMTDEVQHQFGCSYRLTVDGTYHVLERRAATGDWRSVYRFELKARAVSDWDGPRDSAAEQIVKDSLFAGTVLRGRATENGQLVLTGRRLLRVENGHETIRTLIDKAEFERVAKDILVGTGNG from the coding sequence ATGTTCGAGGTGGAGACCTACTTGCACCGTCTGGGGTTCACGGAGGTGCCCGAGCCCAGCTCCGAGACGCTTCGTGCACTGCACAAGAAGCACCTGATGTCGCTGGCCTACGACAGCAGTCACTTCATCAAGAGCTTCACCGGCTTCCGCAACGTCGTCGACATCGACATCGACGACACGTTCCGGGCGATCGTCGTCGAGGGCGCGGGCGGTGTGTGCCACGACCTGAGCGGCCTGTTCCGCAGGCTCCTGACCGAACTCGGCTACGACGTCTCGATCCTGGCCGCGTCACAGCGCTGGCCCAACGGGCAGTTCGGGCCGGACTTCGAGCACACCTTCACCTGTGTGCGGCTGGACGGGGAGACCTGGCTTGTCGACGTGGGTTTCGCCGGACCGTCGTATCTGGAACCGCTGCGGATGACCGACGAGGTGCAGCACCAGTTCGGCTGCTCCTATCGGCTCACGGTGGACGGCACCTACCACGTGCTGGAACGCAGGGCCGCCACCGGCGACTGGCGGTCGGTGTACCGGTTCGAGTTGAAAGCCCGCGCCGTCTCCGACTGGGACGGTCCGCGGGACTCCGCCGCCGAGCAGATCGTGAAGGACTCGCTGTTCGCCGGGACCGTGCTGCGCGGCCGTGCCACCGAAAACGGGCAGCTCGTCCTCACCGGCAGGCGGCTGCTGAGGGTGGAGAACGGTCACGAAACGATCCGCACCCTGATCGACAAGGCCGAGTTCGAGCGCGTGGCGAAGGACATCCTCGTCGGCACAGGCAACGGCTGA
- a CDS encoding class I SAM-dependent methyltransferase codes for MGAREDMYGLFTSVNEINLTNDQDAQSAKEGTHKKNISTSYDLQARMSKKGILWNWGYHDDQVAKEISARVPGFLDYDTDGFSEELYFAALREVPLDLDDYADKFVLEVGCGLGEGLNFLSRVVDAKSLIGLDLSDQAVKRANASLSRKGLRYVQGDAENLPFDDGEVDVLVNIESAHNYPSLEKFLKEVARVLKPGGYFTHVDLYTTQRHAFLKELQEKDLGLEWVLDRDISPQVQAAIHGRLSPEGSFHKALREQRVGAIQRHMAKRVGPEAVGGSFAGYTDSGSTRLLKKMGVLPSQFMPPVDSYRHYVAKKI; via the coding sequence ATGGGTGCACGCGAAGACATGTATGGCTTGTTCACCAGTGTCAACGAGATCAACCTGACAAATGATCAGGACGCTCAGAGCGCCAAGGAGGGCACACACAAGAAGAACATCTCCACCAGCTACGACCTCCAGGCCAGGATGTCGAAGAAGGGCATCCTGTGGAACTGGGGCTACCACGACGACCAGGTGGCCAAGGAGATCAGCGCCCGCGTTCCCGGATTCCTCGACTACGACACGGATGGCTTCTCCGAGGAGCTGTACTTCGCCGCACTCAGGGAGGTGCCGCTCGACCTGGACGACTACGCGGACAAGTTCGTTCTCGAGGTCGGCTGCGGACTGGGCGAGGGCCTGAACTTCCTCTCCCGCGTCGTCGACGCGAAGAGCCTGATCGGCCTCGACCTGTCGGACCAGGCCGTCAAGCGGGCCAACGCCTCGCTGTCCCGCAAGGGCCTGCGCTATGTCCAGGGCGACGCGGAGAACCTGCCGTTCGACGACGGCGAGGTCGACGTCCTGGTGAACATCGAGAGCGCGCACAACTACCCGAGCCTGGAGAAGTTCCTGAAGGAGGTGGCGCGGGTGCTCAAACCAGGCGGCTACTTCACGCACGTCGACCTCTACACCACGCAGCGCCACGCATTCCTGAAAGAGCTCCAGGAGAAGGACCTCGGCCTGGAGTGGGTGCTCGACCGTGACATCTCGCCCCAGGTGCAGGCCGCGATCCACGGGCGGCTGTCCCCGGAGGGGTCCTTCCACAAGGCATTGCGGGAGCAGCGGGTCGGTGCCATCCAGCGGCACATGGCCAAGCGGGTCGGCCCGGAGGCCGTGGGCGGTTCCTTCGCCGGCTACACCGACAGCGGCTCCACCAGACTGCTGAAGAAGATGGGCGTGCTGCCGTCACAGTTCATGCCCCCGGTGGACAGCTACCGGCACTACGTGGCCAAGAAGATCTGA
- a CDS encoding shikimate dehydrogenase family protein produces MMTDAPHPGPFSGTTRLYAVLGDPVTQVQSPGLLNPVFAGLGIDAVLVPVHVRRDDLVDVVRVLRCVGNLDGLFVTVPHKVAAAQLADRRSRTVETTGSANALRREPDGAWLAANFDGSGFVAGLVGAGHSPRGRKVALVGAGGAGSAIAAALLTAGVDSLSVSDPDGPSLTALVDRLAEHWPGRVRAAPEPPLHDSDIAVNATPLGLRPDDPLPFSPHALPPGSVVADIIMKPRETPLLREVAAQGHQVHHGMHMLTGQMDSYRTFFGLGVPRTAD; encoded by the coding sequence ATGATGACCGACGCTCCGCACCCGGGACCCTTCAGCGGAACCACCCGTCTGTACGCCGTCCTGGGCGACCCGGTCACCCAGGTGCAGTCGCCCGGGCTGCTCAACCCGGTCTTCGCCGGGCTGGGTATCGACGCGGTGCTGGTGCCCGTGCATGTGCGGCGCGACGACCTCGTAGACGTGGTCCGTGTTCTGCGGTGTGTCGGCAACCTCGACGGCCTCTTCGTCACCGTGCCGCACAAGGTGGCCGCCGCGCAGCTGGCCGACCGGCGCAGCCGCACGGTGGAGACAACCGGCAGTGCGAACGCTCTGCGGCGCGAACCCGACGGTGCCTGGCTCGCCGCGAACTTCGACGGCTCGGGATTCGTGGCGGGCCTCGTCGGGGCCGGTCACTCCCCTCGGGGCAGGAAAGTGGCACTGGTCGGCGCGGGCGGAGCGGGCAGCGCCATCGCGGCGGCCCTGCTCACCGCGGGTGTGGACAGTCTGTCCGTCTCCGATCCGGACGGGCCTAGCCTGACCGCGCTCGTCGACCGGCTGGCCGAACACTGGCCGGGCCGCGTCCGCGCCGCCCCCGAACCGCCGCTGCACGACAGCGACATCGCCGTCAACGCCACTCCGCTCGGGCTGCGCCCAGACGACCCGCTCCCGTTCTCGCCCCATGCTCTGCCTCCCGGCAGCGTGGTGGCGGACATCATCATGAAGCCGAGAGAAACACCCCTCCTGCGGGAGGTGGCCGCGCAGGGCCACCAGGTGCACCACGGAATGCACATGCTCACCGGCCAGATGGATTCCTACCGCACGTTCTTCGGACTGGGCGTGCCCCGAACCGCCGACTGA
- a CDS encoding GntR family transcriptional regulator, giving the protein MTVPLYVQIRRVIEAKIRAGDLPPGARLPTEKDLSTQYGVSRATAQRVLNDLAESGLAIRRRRHGTFVADVTRQINLLNFVTPTAAAKGVPGRHEVVSARIVRATDAVLALPGASADTAVVELVRRKLDVREEPQSVERHVVLFAVAPDLLNENLEDLVTLPYLQRRGVPIDAIRVYLDPVSLDEHDAALLNSEIGTPALMRRRELRADDGSTVEVVTTLVRPGTAEFFLELPVPAM; this is encoded by the coding sequence ATGACCGTGCCGCTGTACGTACAGATCAGGCGAGTGATCGAAGCGAAGATCCGGGCCGGGGACCTGCCCCCCGGCGCGCGGCTGCCGACCGAGAAGGATCTCTCCACCCAGTACGGCGTCAGCCGTGCCACGGCCCAACGGGTCCTCAACGACCTGGCGGAGTCGGGACTGGCGATCCGCCGGCGGCGCCACGGAACGTTTGTCGCGGACGTGACGCGGCAGATCAATCTGCTCAACTTCGTCACCCCCACAGCAGCCGCAAAGGGAGTGCCGGGCAGACATGAGGTCGTTTCCGCGCGGATCGTCAGGGCCACCGACGCCGTCCTGGCCCTCCCCGGCGCCTCCGCCGACACGGCCGTGGTCGAACTGGTCCGTCGCAAGCTCGACGTACGCGAGGAGCCACAGTCCGTCGAACGGCACGTCGTTCTCTTCGCAGTCGCCCCCGACCTGCTGAACGAGAACCTCGAAGACCTCGTCACCCTCCCGTATCTCCAGCGCAGAGGTGTACCGATCGACGCGATCCGGGTCTACCTCGACCCGGTGAGCCTCGATGAGCACGACGCCGCATTGCTGAACAGCGAGATCGGAACGCCTGCGCTGATGAGGCGCAGGGAGTTGCGTGCCGACGACGGAAGCACCGTCGAGGTGGTCACCACCCTCGTCCGTCCCGGGACCGCCGAGTTCTTCCTGGAGCTGCCCGTCCCGGCCATGTGA